The DNA segment CATATTAAAGTAAAGCTTTAATCCTCAGCATAAAAAGTTAAAAAGAAAAGTTTGTTTTATTCAACGGCAGCATCAATTAAAACCATAGAAGCAAAACCCTTGTTTGATGCCTTGCATGAAACGGGTGTTTTATTTTATTCCCCGACCGAAGCCGCTCAAGCCCTTGAACTTATTTATCCAAAGCTTGATCAATGGTGGAATGAACAAAAACGCTGTGAAGCCGTTAAAAAACTTAGAGAAAAATATGCCTTAACGAACAATCAATCTTTAATTCTCTTAAAAAGTTTAATAAAAAATATTTCGGACAACGCTAAGAATCCACATATTAAAGTAAAACTTTAATCCTCAGCATAAAAAATTAAAAAGAAAAGTTTGTTTTATTCAACGGCAGCATCAATTAAAACCATCACTGCCTTGGAATTTTTATTTTCCCTGGCATAATCCAAGGCTGTTTTGCCAAACCTGTCTTTGGCGTTGATATCAGCTCCGGCTTTTATTAGCTCTGCGGTTATATCAGGATTTGTGTTTAATGCAGCGGCATTCATCAAAACTGTTTCACCGCCTAACAAGGTGGCGTTTACATCAGACCCAGCTTTAAGCAGTTCTATAATTACATCAGGGTTGCGGTTAGTAGAAGTGGCATACATCAAAGCGATTGCCCCTTTCGCATCTTGAGCATGGACATCAGCTCCGGCTTTAATGAGTTCTCTAAGCAACTGAGGCTCAACTTCAAAGGCAACAATATGCATTAAAAGCGTTTTACCATCTTTATCTCTGGTATTTACATCAGCTCCGCCCTTAATAAGCTCTATAATGATAACAGGAATCGCATTGTATCTTACAGAACGCATCAATGCCGTCATACCGTCTTTATCTTTATAATTGACAGTAGCTCCGGCTTCGATAAGCTCCTTGATGATTTTACTGTTTGAGTGATAAGTTGCGGCAATCATTAAAGGTGTTTCTGCATCGCTATTTTTAGCATTAACATTAGCTCCGTTTTCAATCGCCTGTATGACTTCTTCCACAGAACCAACTTCACACAACTTTAAAAAAGCCTTATCACTCATCGCAAAAGCCGAAATAGAGGAT comes from the Desulfovibrio litoralis DSM 11393 genome and includes:
- a CDS encoding ankyrin repeat domain-containing protein; protein product: MFKRFLIITSVFLISLLSSISAFAMSDKAFLKLCEVGSVEEVIQAIENGANVNAKNSDAETPLMIAATYHSNSKIIKELIEAGATVNYKDKDGMTALMRSVRYNAIPVIIIELIKGGADVNTRDKDGKTLLMHIVAFEVEPQLLRELIKAGADVHAQDAKGAIALMYATSTNRNPDVIIELLKAGSDVNATLLGGETVLMNAAALNTNPDITAELIKAGADINAKDRFGKTALDYARENKNSKAVMVLIDAAVE